TTAACTGAGTATTGTGCTCGCGCAACTGGCGCTGTTGTATATGCACAAGCGAGGTGGCACCGTGCGTTTTGTGGTGTAACTCAAGTTGTGCAAGCAGCTCTGGCTGCTCTATTAAAAAATTAGGGTAGCGCGCCAAATACTCAGCGACCTGTTCTTTTGTTAGCTCGCTCATAAGGCAACTTGCCCATCAAATACATGCTCGGCTGGGCCGGTCATACGAACAGGGTGACCCTCGCCGCTCCATCGCACTTGTAATGTGCCACCGGGTAAATCAACTTGTACCGTGGTGTTAAGTTTGCTTTGAATGTGGCCAATGACCATTGCAGCGCAGGCTCCCGTGCCACACGCGAGGGTTTCGCTAACGCCGCGTTCCCACACTCTCAACTTAATATGATCTTGCGATACCACTTGCATAAAACCAATATTGGCACGATTTGGAAAGCGTTCGTGGTTTTCAAGTAGTGGGCCAAGCACATCAACTTGTGCGGTTGCTATATCATCAACTTCTAATACGCAATGCGGGTTACCCATAGACACAGCGCCACTAAATACAGTGTGCTCTTGCGCTCTTATTATATAAGTAAGTTCTCGCTTGCTGGCTTTGAGCGGGATTTTAGCAGGCTCAAAATTAGGATGGCCCATGTTAACGGTAACTTGGCCGTCTTTTTCTATGTATAGCGTGAGGTTGCCCGACTTAGTCGAGACACTAATTTTGTGCTTGTTAGTTAAGCCTTTCATACGCACAAAGCGGGCAAAACAGCGTGCGCCATTTCCGCATTGTTCTACTTCATTGCCATCGGCATTAAATATACGGTAATGGAAGTCGAGATCAGGGGAGTAAGGGGCTTCAACCATAAGTAATTGGTCAAAGCCAATACCAAAGTGGCGAACAGCCAGTTTTTTGATTTGATCGCGAGACAAAAATACATTTTGTGTAATGTTATCAATTACAACAAAGTCGTTGCCTAAGCCGTGCATTTTGGAAAAATTAACTAACATAGCGCTCTAATTCGGGTTTGCTCTGCGCTAATCATGCCACAGAGCAGCGCCTTAACAAAAACGTTTATGGTAAAATTTTCTCACCTTGATAAAGGCTCTCGATGGTTTCGCGTTGGCGAATAAGGTGGTGTTGCTCACCATCTACCATTATTTCGGCCACGCGTGGACGAGAGTTGTAGTTTGAACTCATTGTAAAACCATAGGCACCGGCACTTCGCTGCGCCAATAAGTCACCTTGTTTAAGGGCTAGTTCACGGTCTTTTCCTAAAAAGTCGCCGGTTTCACACACAGGTCCTACAATATCAAAGTTATGAGCTGGGGTGTCATCATCGCGCACCGATACCGGAATAATTTTTTGCCATGCTTGATAAAGCGAAGGGCGAAGCATGTCGTTCATCCCCGCATCGACAATGGCAAAAAATTTATCTTGGTTTTGCTTAATAAACTCAACCTGCGTTACTAAAATGCCAGCGTTAGCGGCTATCGCGCGCCCAGGCTCAAAAATAAGTTCAAGGTGTTTGTAATTGGCTAGGCGCTCGGTAACTTGCGCAGCATATTCACTTGGGTGAGGCGGCTGTTCATCATTGTAAGGAACGCCTAACCCACCGCCAATATCTAAATGAGTAAGCTCAATACCATTTGCTTTAAGCTCATCTATTAATGCCATTAGTTTATCAAGTGCTTCTAAAAAAGGTTTAACCTCAGTTAATTGCGAGCCTATGTGGCAATCTACGCCTGTTACTTTTAGGCCAGGTAAAGACGCCGCATGCTGATAAACGCTCACAGCTGTTTGAATATCGATACCAAACTTGTTTTCTTTTAAACCGGTAGAAATATACGGGTGTGTTTTGGCATCTATATCAGGGTTTACACGAATAGAAATAGGGGCTTCTAAATTTAACTCGCACGCCACCTCTGATATACGCTCAAGCTCTGAGGCCGACTCAACGTTAAAACATTTAATACCTAGTTTTAGTGCATACGCAATTTCGTCAGCGGTTTTAGCTACACCTGAAAACACCACTTTACTGGCATCACCGCCGGCTTTTATTACACGTGCCAGCTCGCCTTTAGATACTATGTCAAACCCTGAACCTAAACGCGCTAATATATTTAATACTGCAATATTAGAATTGGCTTTAACTGCGTAGCAAACCAAGCTTTTATGATTTTTAGTGGCATTTGCAAAGGCTAAATAATGGCGCTCAAACGTAGCGCGCGAGTACACATAACAGGGCGTACCATAGTGCTGAGCAATCGTCGCAATACTGACATCTTCGGCAAATAATTGATTGTTTTGATAGTTAAAATAATCCATTTATTGCTCCTGAGTTTGTTGCGAGTTATTTTGCTCTGAACTAGTTACTGGTTTAACAGTTTCTTGAGGTTGATTTTGATCAACTTGTTGCTCTGGTAAATACAAAGGCCCGCTTTGGCCGCAGCCAGCTAATGCACTTAGCAGTAAAGTACTTATAAATAGTCGTTTTAATTGTAAGGTATGTGTCGCTTTCATTAGATTAATACGGTTGCTGGCTTTATAATCGCAGAGTAACAGAATATCTAAAAAATGCAGCTATTCGCGGATGATTTTATTCCTGTTACACTAGCTGTATATAAACCGTACCCAATATTACGCAGCTCGCCTGCAAAGGAAAGTTACAATGACCGAAAGTGAATATCACCAATTAGCCGAAGCGCTTATGTACACAATTGAAGAGCAAGTTGATGATTGTGAAGCAGATTTAGATTACGAGTCGGCTGAGGGTATTTTAGAAATAATTTTCCCAGATAAAAGTAAAATTGTAATTAATAAACAAGCGCCTTTGCATCAGGTATGGGTTGCGACTAAATTTAATGGTCACCATTTTGAGATGCGTGACGGCCAATGGATTGATAATCGCTCGGGCGCAGAGTTTTGGGAGTTTATGAATCAAGCATCTACTCGCCAAGCTGGCCAGGAAATTAAGTGGCAATCATCACTATGAGTTTAGCATTTGTAGAATACCCAGCGCAGGGTGAGCACAAAGCCACTGTTATCTGGTTACATGGTTTAGGTGATTCAGGTGATGGTTTTGCCCCTGTTGCACCGCAACTTAATTTACCCAGTGAGCTTGGTATACGCTTTGTTTTTCCGCATGCACCTATTCAACCGGTCACCATAAATGGTGGCATGGAAATGCGCTCGTGGTACGACATTAAATCTATAGAACTAGATAAACGTGCCGATGAACAAGGCGTGAGAGATTCAGCCGAAAAAGTGCAAGCTCTGATCAATCAAGAAATTGAAAGTGGCATACCTGCCAACAAAATTATTTTGGCGGGCTTTTCGCAAGGGGGCGTGGTGTCTTTACATTTAGCGCCGCGATTTGAGTATAAACTTGCAGGTGTTATGGCGCTGTCTACTTATATGTGTGTGCCTGAAAAGCTAACGCAAGAAGCTAAGCATACTGATTTAAATGTATTTATGGCGCATGGTAGCCAAGACAATGTAGTGCCGCATAGCGCGGGTAGAAGTGCGTTTGAAGTATTAACAGCACATAACATGGATGTAAGCTGGCAAGAATACCCTATGGCTCATCAGGTTTGCGCAGAAGAACTGCAAGCTATTCGCCAATGGTTAATTGCCCGTTTAAGCTAATTTGGAGCCGCTGAGGTCAATATGAGTCAAAAAATAGTTATTAAAGCAAATGTAAAACGCGAACCGCAAAATAGTGTACCTAATGTAAGCTACGAGTGGCATTGGCGTCGTATTGTGAGTGTTTCTATGTTGGTAGCAATGACCTCGGCAGCGGTTGTGTATGGCTTAACTAGCTCGGTAAGTGCCGAGCAGGGCGAGCAACCTAATGAGCCATCGCCATATTCACACTTAAACGACAGCACGGCAGATAATGCTGAGCCTGCTGTAAATGTAAATGATGAGCGAGCGCACCCAAACGAACCTACATTAGCGAATGATACAGCAGATGTCGCACCAGCAATGCTTGAGAATGAAAGCGCTAGTAATGATACGTTATTAGTGCAAAGCAATCATGAGCAAACAGATATAGAGCCAATTGCTAACGTTCAAAGCAATCAGGCTTCTGTTATTGAGCAGTCAAACACCGAACTCGATGAGCCTGTAGCTAATCAGTCACTTAATAGTGCGCAGTTAAATGCGTCACCCAGCGAACTGCTCACAGATATTGAAAACGAAGACGGCTCACTAACAAGCAGTGAAGGTTTTTCATCTACTGCGCATATTGCAAGCGTTGCGCTTGGCGCACAGATTGATACAAGCAAAATTAGCCGAGCAGTGCTTACTCGCAAAGTCAGTAAGCGCGAGCCCACCAATGTATTTGCTGCAGATATCCGCTTAAATCAGTTTGAAGAGGCACTTTCGTTTTTTAGTGAGCTTAAAAACCTACAAGGCCAACAAGTAAAGCATGTATGGTCTTATGAGGGCGAAACCATGGCGGAAATTTCGCTTAATGTTACCTCGCCGCGCTACAGAACGTACTCCACCAAAAATATTATGAATACACAAACAGGCCATTGGCGTGTGGATGTTGTTGATGAGCAAGGTAATTTAATTGCTCAAAAAGAATTTAGAATTTTAGCTAATTAAGCTTAGCTATTAGCTGTAACTATTTGGATACCCCTATGACAGAAAAAACAAAGTTAGTACGCATAGCAACCCGTAAAAGTGCCTTGGCGCTTTGGCAGGCTGAATTTGTAAAAGCACAGCTTGAGCATTTTCATGCTGATGTACGCGTAGAATTAGTCCCTATGTCTACTCAAGGGGATATTATTTTAGATACACCGCTTGCTAAAATTGGTGGTAAAGGCTTGTTTGTTAAAGAGCTTGAGCAAGCAATGTTAGATGGCCGCGCGGATATTGCAGTGCATTCAATGAAAGATGTACCCGTAGAATTTCCAGAAGGCTTAGCACTGCACACAATTTGTGAACGTGAAGACCCACGCGATGCATTTGTATCAAATAACTATGCCAATTTAAGCGAACTACCAAAAGGCGCTGTTGTAGGTACTTCTAGCCTTCGTCGTCAGTGTCAAATTAGAGCTTTGCGCCCTGATTTAGAAATTAAAGATTTACGTGGTAACGTTAATACCCGTTTAGCTAAGCTAGATGATGGCCAGTACGATGCAATTATTTTAGCCGCAGCCGGGCTGCTACGCTTAAAAATGGACGATCGTATTGCTGATTATATTGAGCCAGAGGTATCGCTACCTGCTAACGGCCAAGGTGCTGTGGGCATTGAGTGTCGTATTGACGATGAAGTAACAAAAGCCTTACTGGCTCCGCTTGAGCATACCCAAACACGCATTCGTGTAAATGCAGAGCGTGCTATGAATCGCCATTTAGAAGGTGGCTGCCAAGTACCAATTGGTGCCTACGCGTTAGTTAATGGCGAGCAAGTGCATTTACGCGGCTTAGTGGGCGCGGTAGATGGTAGTGAAATTTTACATGACGAAGTAACCGGTCATATAAATGATGCAGAAGCGATTGGTGTTGAGCTTGCCAAAAAATTATTAGCACAAGGCGCCGACAAAATATTAGCAGAAGTATATAGAGACGCATAAATGACACATATCCTGATAACTCGGCCCGAAGGAAAAGGCGCAGCCCTTGCTCAGGAACTTGAGCAAGCGGGTTATCAGGCGTCATTGTTTCCTGTTTTAAAAATATCCTACCTTACGCCTTCTACTACCGAGCTAAGCCCATTAATTAATGCAGATAAAATTATTTTTATCTCTCAAGATGCCGTTACTGCCCTTGCGCAATTAAAGCCAACAATAAATACCAAAGCGCAATTTTACGCAGTAGGGCAGCAAACTGCAGATACTATTTACGCATTATTTGGTGTGCGGGCAGCAGTGCCTAAACAGTATGATTCAGAAGGGTTATTAGCGCTAAACTCGTTGGCTGAGGTTGATGGCAGCAATATTGTATTAGTGAAAGGCCAAGCTGGGCGGCCAGATATTGCCAAAACACTTAAAGCGCGTGGGGCATTTTTAAATAACTGTGTGGTATACAAACGCGAGCAAATAAGCGCTGAAAAAGCCAACTGGACAGACCACTGGCAAAGCCTGAAAGTACAAGGTATAGTCATAACCAGTAATGCAGCAGTTGATGCAATATTTAATAACCTGACTGAACAACAGTTACAGTGGTTACAACAGTGCCGATTTTATGTTGCTAGCGAGCGTATAGCCGCTTATTTACAACAGCAACAGGTAAGTTCGGCTAATATACACATTGCCGCAGGGGCAAGCGATACTGCTATGTTTTCCTGCATAAAACAGCAAGGTAGCAAGATGAGCGAACAGTCAAAGCCAGTAACGGCAGATAATAAAACCTCAGCAAAGCCAACAATGTCTTCAGATAAAAAAGCAGCTGAAAAAGCACCAAGTGTGACGAATAATAAGCAAAAAATAAGTAAAGTGGCAGTCCTCGCGCTGATCATCTCGCTTACTGTAGCGTGCGGTGTGGGGTATGAGTTTTACCAAAAACTCAATGCAGGTAAAGCCCAAAATGTAGCTGTTAATGAACTAAAAGAAGAAAACGCGTTATTGTCACAAGAGTTACAGGCGCTCAAGTCGGCGCAGTCTAATCTTCAGCAAGCATTGTTCAACAGTGAACAAAAAGTGGCAGCTGCGCTTAATGAAAGTGCACAGAACAACCAGCAACAATTAAAAGCAGCATTGCAGCAAGCTCAGCAGCAAGGCGCTTCGCTAAACCCGCAAGAAGTAACCAGCTTACAGCGTATGGCTGAGTTTAAACTGTGGGCTGAAAAAGATTACCAAGGTGCCAGCGCTGTACTTAAACGCTTAGATGCATTATTGAGTGAGCACCCAGGTACTGTAGCTGTTCGCCAAGCGATAACACAAGACATTCAAACGTTAGATAGCTTAAAGCCTATTCCAACAGAAGCTATTTATCTAAAGCTTAATAGCATTTTAGCAAATATAGACAACTTAGCTTTTAATGCGGTAAATATTCCTGAAGAAGCTACAAAAGTTGACGAAAATGCATTAAGCGAAGATGTGAATGACTGGCAACAAAACCTTAGCAATAGTTGGAATAAACTAGTTGATAGCTTTATCACTATTCGTCATCACGAAGGGATTGCTATAGAGCCACTGTTAACCGAGCAGGAGCGCCATTTAATAAATCAGCGTATTAAATTAAATGTGACGCAAGCTCAAGATGCACTAATGAGTAAACAAGCGAGCATTTATTTTAGTGCCATCAGTGAGGCAAAGCGTCTTGTTAATGAGTACTTTAAACAAGATGACGAGGCGACAAAAGTGGTTATAAACGCACTAACTAGCCTAGAAAAAGAGCCATTAAACTTTAATCCTGAAGTCAACTTACAAAGTACGCAGCAGGTTAAGGAGTGGGCGCAATGATAGGGCTTATAGTATTAATTGTTGCGATTGTTTTAGTTTTAGCGGTTACGCCATTTGTACTGGATGAAAAAGGCTATGTGCTGATCTCGTTTAACAACACCACGATTGAAGGCACCATTGTTTCGTTTTGTATTATGGCGGCAATTACCGTAGCTGTTTTATATTTAATTTATAAACTCGTGCGCTATTTATTGTCTATTTATCATAATACAAAACATGGCTTTTTTGCGCGTAGCGAAGAGCGAAAGCAAGCAGCTATAGAGCAAGCCCTATGGAGTGCGATAAATGATGATTACGAGCTTGTAGAGCAAACGTTATCAGGTAATAGTGTACCCAGTAAGTTTGAAGATATACGCTTAGCGCTATTAGCAAAAGCGGCGCTTGCTAATAACCAAACCGACAAAGCACTAGAGCGTTTATTTGAAATTAGCCCAGAGCAGCAACTTAACGTTGCTAAACTTTGGATAGCCAGTGGCGATAGTAGCGCCATAGAATCGAAAATGCGTGCTAACGCAGATTCAAAAAAAGCGACACCACTTGAGCTTAAGTTATACGCCGAAATACTTGTACAGCAACAGCACTTTAGTGCGCTTGAAGACTTTTTACCGCGTTTACTTCGTAAAAAAGTCCTCAACGATACGCAGTGGACACAGCTGTTTAATGCCTATTTTAATGCACAAGCTAGCGATAAAATTACTGAAAAATATAAACAACTTCCTAAAAAGCTACAAGCTCATGCTAATACAGCTTATTTAATGCAAATGGCTAAAGTAGGCCAGTTAAGTGCGATTGAAAGTGACTTAATTAAAATGGTGAAATCTAATGAGCAACATACTCAGCTGGCCAATATATTAAGTAACGCTACCTCGGCAGAGGCTGTAAAGCTTCAAACCAGTATTCAAGAGCGCCTGAAAAAAGATGATAAAAACAATGCATTACTACTCTCGCTTGCGTGTTTAGCTAATGCCCACGGCGATTATGAGTTAGCCGCAAAGGTTTTTGATAAAGCCTTGAATATTGAAAACAAAAAGCAATTTGCTCAGCAAGCTGCTGTTAGCTATAAAAATACCGCACAAGCCGATAAAGCGCTCGTATTGTATCAATAAAGGCTACACTTATACTTTTGCAGCTTTGATATTCGGGAGCATTGGGTTGAAACACTTTTTCATTGTCACTGTAAGTTTAGCGTGCGCTTACTTTTTTACCGGATATTTCAGTAATTTACTATTAGCAATAGATGGCTATGCAGTGGCTGTGTGGCCGCCCTCAGGGATTGCGCTTGCTGGCTTTTTAATTTGGGGCAGAAAGAGCTTACTAGGTATTGTTTTAGGGGCTTTTTTTACTAACCTCATTCATTTAGAAAGCGTCTCAGCGATATTTCAGTTAAGTGTATTTATGCATGCTGCGGCTGTTACCTTTGCCTCTACTATACAAGCTTGGGTTGGTAGCCTGTTGGTCACTAAAGTGATTAAAGCGCCCCTTGATTTATCTTCTTTAAAACACTGTATTCAAAGCTTAGTTGTTGCAGGCCCATTATGCTGCGTTATAGCTGCAGGTGTAGGCACCAGCTTATTAATTTTTAATGGCGTTATTGTATCTCAAGCCGGTTGGGATACGTTTATAGCATGGTGGATAGGTGACAGTATTGGGGTGCTTGTTTTTACACCGCTTATGCTAGCGGCATTTAACTATTCACAGATAAATTATCGCCTACAAGTTATACTGCCCTCACTGTTAATTTATATGGTTATTAGTATTAGCTTTTATGGTGCGGCCAGTGTAAAAAAAGAAAAAAACATCCAAAAAGAAGAGTTGAAAATATCAGCCACACAAGATGCCATCAACAATAAAATTAACGAAATAACAGCACATCTTGCTTTACTGGCTACCTTTTTTTCTAGTAGTGATGATGTGAGTTTTACTGAATTTAAGCAGTTTACTTCTAAGCAGCTTAGTTATAGCGAAGAAATTTTAGCATTTGAGTGGGTGCCCTACCTACCTAGTGAAAACCTAGCTCAGTATATAGAAGCTAATAGCAAAACAGAGCTGGCTCAATATAGCTTAAAAGAAAGAGCAAAAGATGGCAGTTGGCAGGCCGCCCCCCTACGAGATTTTTATTACCCCGTGCAATATGCATATCCTTTATCGGGAAATGAAGATGTAATTGGCTTTGATCTTGCCTCCAATGAGGTTAGGCGTTCTGCGTTAATAAAAGCGAAGGTGTTAAATGAGTTGGTGATCAGTGAACCAATAAATTTAGTACAAAACGAAGCTGAGCGCGGCGTGCTGTTTTTTCATCCGGTGTTTGGCAACAATATTACAGAAGATGATTTTAAAGGTTTTGTAGTAGCGGTTGTGAGCTTAGAGAGGCTATCAAACGCGGTGTTATTTGAGCAAAACAACCGTGTTGCGGTGAGCTTTACAGACACCACGACAGAAAATAATGCCCAGCCTATTTTTATTGCCGATCATCAGCAACTATTGCCGTTAAAAGACTATAAATTATTGGTTGGTAAGCGGGTATGGCAGGTGGAGCTACACCAGTCAATGCAGCGCGAGTCATGGTTAGTTTATTGGCTTGCGCAAATAGCCGGTATGTTATTTGTTTGGCTGCTTATTACCTTTTTAATATCGGTAACGGGTACCAATATTCGTATACGTGAGCAGGTAGCAAAACAAACTAAAATTTTACGCTTAGAAAAGCAAAAGGCCGATGAAGCCAATGAAATAAAAAGCCAGTTTTTAGCAAATATGAGCCACGAAGTTCGCACCCCTATTAATGGCATTAAAGGGCTGCATTATTTAGCCCTACAGCAAAACGATTGGCAGCAGGCACGCAGTTATATTGAGCAAGCCGATGGCGCACTTGGCGTATTGCTTAGAGTGTTAAATGACGTGCTTGATTTTTCTAAAATGGAAGCCGGCAAACTTGATTTAATTCAAGAGGCAATTGATGTAGGCACACTCAGTGAAGAAGTGGCCAATTTACTGCAGTTTGACATTGAAGCCAAGTCACTTGAATTTATGCTTGATTACGATAAATCAAGTAACTTGGTCATCAACACCGACCCTATACGTTTAAAACAAGTTTTGCTAAACCTAATCAATAATGCCATTAAGTTTACAGCCAAAGGCAGCATCACACTTAAGGTGTGGCAGTCTAAAAAAATGACTTACTTTAGCGTTAACGATACCGGTATTGGTATTAGTAAAGAGGCGCAAAAACAGCTCTTTAAACCGTTTGCACAGGCCGATAGTTCTACCTCGCGACAATATGGCGGCACCGGGTTAGGTTTAAGTATATGTAAAAAGCTTGTGGAGTTGATGGGTGGAGAAATTGATTTAATAAGCCACGAAGGGCATGGCTCTACGTTTACCTTTAGCTTACCAATTTATTCGCCGCTACCAAAGGCTGAGCAAATAAAGCAACAATATGATGAAATAGATGTTAGTGCGCTTTCTTTTGCAGATTATAAATTATTACTTGTTGAAGATAACCCATTAAATCAGCACGTCGCGAGCGCTATTTTAAAAACCAAAGGGTGCGTTGCAGATATTGCCAATGATGGCTTTGAGGCGATTGAAAAACTGACTGAGAATACCTACGACATTGTGCTTATGGATATACAAATGCCTAAAATGGATGGCCTTGAAGCTACTCGAGTTATTCGTAATGAGCTTGGTTTGTTTGACCTACCTATCATTGGCTTATCTGCTAATGCTCACGATGACGATGTTAAAAAAGCAGTTGCCAGCGGTATGGATAACTATATTACTAAACCCATTGAAGCAAATACCTTATTTAAAACACTCTGGCATCACTTAGCTCATCAAAATAAGTGAACAAAACCCTAACTTTGTTCACTTTTTGAGTAAAAAGCAGACATATGACCGCTAATATTTACTTTAACTGCTCTACACTTGAAAAATAACTGTACCTGCGTATCATGCGCGCAATTTTAACCTAACCGAGTCGCTATTATGATAAATAAAAAATTACCTCTGCTAGATATTCATCGCCACTTAGATGGCAATGTACGTGCGCAAACCATACTAGAACTTGGTCGACAGTTTAATATTACGCTACCTGCTGATAATGTAGAGGCGCTTATACCTCACGTGCAAGTTATTGATCCTGAACCTGATTTAATGGCATTTTTGCAAAAGCTTGACTGGGGTGTAACGGTACTGGGCGATTACGACGCCTGTAGACGCATTGCAATTGAAAACATTGAAGATGCTCAAGCCCAGGGACTTGATTATGTAGAGCTTCGCTTTAGCCCATATTATATGGCACAAAGCCAAGGCTTACACCCGCAAGGGGTGGTTGAGGCCGTGGTTGATGGTATTAAATCGGCGACTCAAGGCGCAAATATTAAAGCAAACTTAATTGGTATTATGTCGCGTACTTACGGGGTTAAAACTTGTCAGCAGGAGCTTGACGCATTACTTGCATTTAAAAATGATTTAGTAGCGATTGATTTAGCCGGGGATGAGATTGGTTTCCCGGGAGAGCTTTTTATCGAGCAGTTTAAGCAAGTAAGAGACGCTTACTTGGCCGCCACCATTCATGCCGGTGAAGCGCTTGGCGCTGCGAGTATTTGGCAAGCCATTAATGAATTAGGTGCAAGCCGTATAGGTCATGGTGTAAAAGCAATTGAAGACCCTAAACTAATGGACTACCTGCGCGATAACCGCATTGGTATTGAATCGTGCTTAACCAGTAACATTCAAACCAGTACTGTAAACGATTTAGCTAAACACCCCCTTAAACAGTTTTTAGATCACGGTATTTTAGCGTGTATCAATACTGACGATCCGGCTGTAGAGGGCATTGAAATTGAACATGAATATTTAGTGGCTGCGCCAAAGGCGGGCTTAACACAAGCCGATATGCACAAGGCGCAAGCAAATGCCCTAGAAATTGCATTTTTAAGCGACAGTGATAAAGCCGCATTAAGTGCGCTTGCTGCAGCACGTTAAACACGCTTAATATAAAAAATGCCGCTTATTAGCGGCATTTTTTATGTCAGCTTACTTTTGTTTGGCAGCTCACGTAATTATCAAATAGTGCTTTTAATACATCGCTTCGGCCAATCAGCCCTATCACGGTATCACCCTCAACAACGGGGTAGTTTTTTGGCTTTCCTGTTTTCATTTGCTCGGCAAGCTCGATAATGTTGGTATCGGCATTAACGGTTACAACCTCGGTTTGCATAAGCTGCGAAACTTTTACTACGCCATCGCAAAAATAGCTGCTTTGCATTAGTGGCTTTAACAGCTCTTGCTCAGATATAAAACCAACCAGCGATTTATTGTCATCAAATACTGGTGCGCCTAATAAGTTAAACTTTTGCAGCTCGCTAATAGCGGTGGTCATTTCGGTATTTGGGGTAATGTGTGGCAACTTACGTTGCATAAAATCTTTTACTTTTGTATTTAACATTTGGGTCTCTCCCGCTGATGTTCTATACAAAGTATGGTTTATAGATAGGAATTTAGGAAATTGTTTATACTGATTAAAGCAATAGGTTATACCAATTAATAGCTTAAATTTGATAGAAATAACAAAGGCGCCGTGGGGCGCCTTTGTATTATCAATAAAAATTTATTTTATAAACGCAAATGCATCGGCGTACATGTTTTCACGAACAGCGCCATGAGCAATAAAGTCATCACGTACAATGCCAATCATGTCAAAGCGCCCAGCCATATAAATGT
The genomic region above belongs to Pseudoalteromonas sp. MM1 and contains:
- the dapF gene encoding diaminopimelate epimerase — protein: MLVNFSKMHGLGNDFVVIDNITQNVFLSRDQIKKLAVRHFGIGFDQLLMVEAPYSPDLDFHYRIFNADGNEVEQCGNGARCFARFVRMKGLTNKHKISVSTKSGNLTLYIEKDGQVTVNMGHPNFEPAKIPLKASKRELTYIIRAQEHTVFSGAVSMGNPHCVLEVDDIATAQVDVLGPLLENHERFPNRANIGFMQVVSQDHIKLRVWERGVSETLACGTGACAAMVIGHIQSKLNTTVQVDLPGGTLQVRWSGEGHPVRMTGPAEHVFDGQVAL
- the lysA gene encoding diaminopimelate decarboxylase, with translation MDYFNYQNNQLFAEDVSIATIAQHYGTPCYVYSRATFERHYLAFANATKNHKSLVCYAVKANSNIAVLNILARLGSGFDIVSKGELARVIKAGGDASKVVFSGVAKTADEIAYALKLGIKCFNVESASELERISEVACELNLEAPISIRVNPDIDAKTHPYISTGLKENKFGIDIQTAVSVYQHAASLPGLKVTGVDCHIGSQLTEVKPFLEALDKLMALIDELKANGIELTHLDIGGGLGVPYNDEQPPHPSEYAAQVTERLANYKHLELIFEPGRAIAANAGILVTQVEFIKQNQDKFFAIVDAGMNDMLRPSLYQAWQKIIPVSVRDDDTPAHNFDIVGPVCETGDFLGKDRELALKQGDLLAQRSAGAYGFTMSSNYNSRPRVAEIMVDGEQHHLIRQRETIESLYQGEKILP
- a CDS encoding lipoprotein, which produces MKATHTLQLKRLFISTLLLSALAGCGQSGPLYLPEQQVDQNQPQETVKPVTSSEQNNSQQTQEQ
- the cyaY gene encoding iron donor protein CyaY; amino-acid sequence: MTESEYHQLAEALMYTIEEQVDDCEADLDYESAEGILEIIFPDKSKIVINKQAPLHQVWVATKFNGHHFEMRDGQWIDNRSGAEFWEFMNQASTRQAGQEIKWQSSL
- a CDS encoding alpha/beta hydrolase, with the translated sequence MSLAFVEYPAQGEHKATVIWLHGLGDSGDGFAPVAPQLNLPSELGIRFVFPHAPIQPVTINGGMEMRSWYDIKSIELDKRADEQGVRDSAEKVQALINQEIESGIPANKIILAGFSQGGVVSLHLAPRFEYKLAGVMALSTYMCVPEKLTQEAKHTDLNVFMAHGSQDNVVPHSAGRSAFEVLTAHNMDVSWQEYPMAHQVCAEELQAIRQWLIARLS
- a CDS encoding DUF2914 domain-containing protein, which gives rise to MSQKIVIKANVKREPQNSVPNVSYEWHWRRIVSVSMLVAMTSAAVVYGLTSSVSAEQGEQPNEPSPYSHLNDSTADNAEPAVNVNDERAHPNEPTLANDTADVAPAMLENESASNDTLLVQSNHEQTDIEPIANVQSNQASVIEQSNTELDEPVANQSLNSAQLNASPSELLTDIENEDGSLTSSEGFSSTAHIASVALGAQIDTSKISRAVLTRKVSKREPTNVFAADIRLNQFEEALSFFSELKNLQGQQVKHVWSYEGETMAEISLNVTSPRYRTYSTKNIMNTQTGHWRVDVVDEQGNLIAQKEFRILAN
- the hemC gene encoding hydroxymethylbilane synthase, with product MTEKTKLVRIATRKSALALWQAEFVKAQLEHFHADVRVELVPMSTQGDIILDTPLAKIGGKGLFVKELEQAMLDGRADIAVHSMKDVPVEFPEGLALHTICEREDPRDAFVSNNYANLSELPKGAVVGTSSLRRQCQIRALRPDLEIKDLRGNVNTRLAKLDDGQYDAIILAAAGLLRLKMDDRIADYIEPEVSLPANGQGAVGIECRIDDEVTKALLAPLEHTQTRIRVNAERAMNRHLEGGCQVPIGAYALVNGEQVHLRGLVGAVDGSEILHDEVTGHINDAEAIGVELAKKLLAQGADKILAEVYRDA
- a CDS encoding uroporphyrinogen-III synthase translates to MTHILITRPEGKGAALAQELEQAGYQASLFPVLKISYLTPSTTELSPLINADKIIFISQDAVTALAQLKPTINTKAQFYAVGQQTADTIYALFGVRAAVPKQYDSEGLLALNSLAEVDGSNIVLVKGQAGRPDIAKTLKARGAFLNNCVVYKREQISAEKANWTDHWQSLKVQGIVITSNAAVDAIFNNLTEQQLQWLQQCRFYVASERIAAYLQQQQVSSANIHIAAGASDTAMFSCIKQQGSKMSEQSKPVTADNKTSAKPTMSSDKKAAEKAPSVTNNKQKISKVAVLALIISLTVACGVGYEFYQKLNAGKAQNVAVNELKEENALLSQELQALKSAQSNLQQALFNSEQKVAAALNESAQNNQQQLKAALQQAQQQGASLNPQEVTSLQRMAEFKLWAEKDYQGASAVLKRLDALLSEHPGTVAVRQAITQDIQTLDSLKPIPTEAIYLKLNSILANIDNLAFNAVNIPEEATKVDENALSEDVNDWQQNLSNSWNKLVDSFITIRHHEGIAIEPLLTEQERHLINQRIKLNVTQAQDALMSKQASIYFSAISEAKRLVNEYFKQDDEATKVVINALTSLEKEPLNFNPEVNLQSTQQVKEWAQ